A window of Paremcibacter congregatus contains these coding sequences:
- a CDS encoding SDR family NAD(P)-dependent oxidoreductase — translation MAIVVTGAAGFIGFNVARLLLERGEEVIGIDNLNDYYDVNLKKARLAEIENNPNFTFLKVDFSDFDSLKQALDQHKIKKVVHLGAQAGVRYSLTNPFVYIQSNLVGHVNIMEYCRHLDDFDHLVYASSSSVYGGNKNMPFSVDDRVDNPVSLYAATKKSDELMSQSYSHLFRLPQTGLRFFTVYGPWGRPDMAMWIFTKNILEGKPIPVFNHGDMLRDFTYIEDIIDGIVRCLDNPPKDDGTMHTIGSNAPHRVYNIGNNNTVKLLDMIKVLEDALGHKAEMDLLPIQPGDVRETAADISAIQNDLGFEPKTKIEEGIPKFIHWYKQYHKIN, via the coding sequence ATGGCTATAGTTGTAACCGGGGCGGCAGGCTTTATTGGATTTAATGTGGCGCGGCTCCTGCTGGAGCGTGGTGAAGAAGTGATCGGGATTGATAATCTCAATGATTACTATGATGTAAACCTGAAAAAAGCCCGACTGGCGGAAATTGAAAACAATCCGAATTTCACCTTCCTGAAAGTTGATTTTTCCGATTTTGACAGCCTGAAACAAGCTCTCGACCAACATAAGATTAAAAAGGTGGTCCACCTTGGCGCCCAGGCCGGCGTGCGGTATTCCCTCACCAATCCCTTTGTCTATATTCAGTCCAACCTGGTCGGTCATGTCAACATCATGGAATATTGCCGTCATCTGGACGATTTTGATCATCTGGTTTATGCCTCGTCCTCATCCGTTTACGGGGGCAACAAGAATATGCCATTCTCCGTCGATGACCGGGTAGACAACCCTGTATCGCTTTATGCCGCCACCAAAAAATCGGACGAATTGATGAGCCAGAGTTATTCTCATCTCTTCCGCCTGCCCCAGACCGGACTGCGTTTCTTCACCGTTTATGGCCCCTGGGGCCGTCCGGACATGGCCATGTGGATTTTCACCAAGAATATTCTGGAAGGCAAGCCAATTCCCGTGTTTAATCATGGCGACATGCTGCGCGATTTCACTTATATTGAAGATATCATTGATGGGATCGTCCGTTGTCTGGATAACCCGCCAAAAGATGACGGCACCATGCATACCATCGGGTCAAATGCCCCTCACCGGGTTTATAATATCGGCAATAACAATACAGTAAAACTTCTGGACATGATCAAGGTTTTGGAAGATGCTCTTGGCCATAAGGCTGAAATGGATCTTCTGCCGATTCAGCCCGGCGACGTGCGCGAAACCGCCGCCGACATTTCCGCCATTCAGAATGATCTTGGATTTGAACCAAAAACAAAAATCGAGGAAGGCATTCCAAAATTCATTCACTGGTATAAGCAATATCATAAAATAAATTAA
- a CDS encoding SLBB domain-containing protein — translation MGKTNFLRAIICSAFAGTILFYQSVSGQTIDPSMLDSLKNQVGVRTGNQTVISPLDEARQKERQKQQENLLEQRMNTLKEVSRLEEDYRDRLGSEIAQYGYSIFANIPTESQVMTGTISDNYKLGIGDELIITLQGSKSQSFTVTVDLEGRVIIPDLKPIRVSGMTYGDFRKVLKAQVSESIIGTEVYVSLATVRQISVFVAGEVNTPGVIRTSSLATPLEILMNAGGVKKTGSLRNITIYRGGEKTTLDIYGLLKGQVGSFDTLNDGDRVIVPTVGATIALDGEMVRPGIYELPAKRESITFTEAMEMAGGTLRPAGYEISQISVDEQGRQTFRRIEGRGQNVKNGEALIARLIENSQSGKVELIGHVKTPGIRSLSTSHNIFNLLGNVLNLKDDPYLLFGVIERVDKATQTRYLTPFTPQTALSGEVVAPLNDRDRVIFLGRSDISFLISDDIRQVIFSGKYDVNQTLDGGKPNPNYCEPLGHLARIINDTQTNRFATATRAVFVRKEAESEKDKTVEDEEKEKLRSKALVSKDEEKLAMEELLKKEAEKKEKVEKGQPQCPIIYQEVKNLLPFILEYIVSIDGAVRLPGVYPITNGASIKSLVAVSGGMTNDANLTNIEVTSYDSEVKSGFIEMEWNSINAHKTDISKVKINPGGGVRIGSKFSNFESGAVLLSGEFIQPGAYTIQKGEKLSDLMLRAGGVSEQAYTYGAIFTRERVKEIQRQELQKTAKHLQSAMISASVKKNIEADSLMAAQQLTNQLANAELIGRVVIEADPLKLSLNPELDTVLEAGDTVYIPKRPNFIIAMGDVLNPGALQFIPGKTISEYIDEVGSYTASADESRVYIVYPNGVSKPITLSSWGGDRDLSIPPGTAIVVPTDLSPYDSLSLIKEIGGIFQNLAVSAASIAVLIRN, via the coding sequence ATGGGGAAGACCAACTTCTTGAGAGCAATAATCTGTTCGGCGTTTGCCGGGACCATCCTATTTTATCAGTCTGTATCAGGCCAAACAATCGACCCTTCCATGCTGGATTCCTTGAAGAACCAGGTTGGCGTGAGAACGGGTAATCAAACCGTTATTTCTCCGCTGGACGAGGCGCGTCAAAAAGAGCGTCAAAAGCAGCAGGAAAATTTACTTGAACAGCGGATGAATACGTTGAAGGAAGTTTCCCGACTGGAGGAAGATTATCGCGATCGACTGGGATCTGAAATTGCGCAGTATGGCTATTCCATATTTGCCAATATTCCGACTGAAAGCCAGGTTATGACGGGAACGATTTCCGACAATTACAAGCTGGGTATTGGCGATGAATTGATTATCACTTTACAGGGATCGAAATCGCAATCCTTTACTGTGACCGTAGATCTTGAAGGCCGGGTCATTATTCCGGATTTAAAGCCGATCAGGGTTTCCGGTATGACTTATGGTGATTTTCGGAAGGTTCTGAAAGCTCAGGTTTCAGAAAGCATAATTGGGACGGAGGTTTATGTTTCTCTGGCCACGGTCCGGCAGATATCTGTTTTTGTTGCAGGGGAAGTGAACACGCCTGGAGTCATCCGTACGTCGAGCCTGGCGACGCCACTGGAAATTCTGATGAATGCAGGGGGGGTGAAAAAAACCGGGTCCTTGCGCAATATTACTATTTATCGCGGCGGCGAGAAAACCACGCTGGATATATATGGACTATTGAAAGGACAAGTCGGCAGCTTTGATACTTTAAATGATGGGGATCGGGTTATTGTGCCTACAGTCGGGGCGACGATTGCTTTGGATGGAGAAATGGTGCGCCCTGGCATATATGAGTTGCCGGCTAAACGTGAAAGTATCACTTTCACAGAGGCAATGGAGATGGCCGGGGGAACATTACGTCCTGCGGGATATGAAATCTCCCAGATCAGCGTCGATGAACAGGGCAGGCAGACTTTTAGACGGATTGAGGGACGGGGCCAGAATGTGAAAAATGGGGAAGCCCTGATCGCCCGTTTGATCGAAAATTCGCAATCAGGGAAAGTTGAATTGATCGGGCATGTCAAGACCCCGGGGATTCGCTCTCTTTCCACATCTCACAATATTTTTAATCTGCTGGGGAATGTTTTAAACCTGAAGGATGACCCGTATCTGCTGTTTGGTGTTATTGAGCGGGTCGATAAAGCTACACAGACAAGATATTTGACGCCTTTTACGCCGCAAACAGCCTTGTCTGGAGAGGTTGTTGCGCCGTTGAATGACCGTGATCGTGTTATTTTTCTTGGACGTTCCGATATATCTTTTTTGATCTCGGATGATATCCGGCAGGTCATCTTTTCCGGGAAATATGATGTAAACCAAACCTTGGATGGCGGGAAACCAAATCCGAATTATTGTGAACCACTGGGGCATTTGGCGAGGATTATTAACGATACCCAGACAAACCGGTTCGCGACGGCAACCCGTGCGGTTTTTGTGCGTAAGGAAGCTGAAAGTGAAAAAGACAAAACCGTTGAAGATGAAGAAAAGGAAAAGCTGCGTTCCAAAGCCCTTGTGAGTAAAGATGAAGAAAAACTCGCGATGGAAGAATTGTTAAAGAAAGAAGCGGAGAAAAAAGAAAAGGTAGAAAAAGGTCAACCTCAATGCCCGATTATTTATCAGGAAGTAAAGAACTTGCTGCCGTTTATTCTTGAATATATCGTTTCGATCGATGGGGCTGTGCGGTTGCCGGGGGTTTATCCTATTACGAATGGTGCTTCAATAAAATCTCTTGTTGCAGTCAGTGGTGGTATGACAAACGATGCCAACCTGACCAATATTGAGGTGACAAGTTATGATTCTGAGGTGAAGTCTGGCTTCATTGAAATGGAATGGAATTCAATAAACGCCCATAAAACGGATATTTCGAAAGTTAAGATTAATCCGGGGGGCGGGGTACGTATCGGGTCAAAATTCTCAAATTTTGAATCGGGAGCAGTTCTGTTGTCTGGGGAATTTATTCAGCCAGGCGCCTATACGATCCAAAAGGGAGAAAAGCTTTCTGACCTTATGTTGAGGGCGGGCGGTGTTTCGGAGCAGGCCTATACCTATGGTGCGATTTTTACCCGTGAAAGGGTGAAGGAAATACAGCGTCAGGAATTGCAGAAGACAGCAAAACATCTGCAATCAGCAATGATTTCCGCATCGGTGAAAAAGAATATCGAAGCGGACTCGTTGATGGCTGCGCAACAATTGACCAACCAATTGGCCAATGCCGAACTTATCGGGAGGGTGGTTATCGAAGCAGACCCTCTCAAATTATCTTTAAACCCGGAACTGGACACAGTTTTGGAAGCTGGGGATACTGTTTATATTCCTAAGCGACCTAATTTCATTATTGCGATGGGAGATGTTTTGAACCCGGGAGCCTTGCAGTTTATTCCAGGGAAAACAATTTCCGAATATATTGATGAAGTGGGCAGTTATACCGCGTCTGCTGACGAAAGCCGTGTGTATATTGTTTATCCCAACGGTGTGTCAAAACCTATCACATTGTCATCCTGGGGGGGAGACAGAGATCTTAGCATTCCTCCGGGAACAGCGATTGTGGTACCAACAGATCTCAGTCCATACGACAGTTTGTCGTTGATTAAAGAAATTGGCGGAATTTTCCAGAACCTCGCTGTATCGGCAGCTTCCATTGCTGTCTTAATACGTAATTAG
- a CDS encoding recombinase family protein: MRVALYLRVSTNEQTTENQLRDLRDVATRQGWDLIEIYEDHGISGAKDRDKRPAYDAMLKAATQRKFDMIMAWSVDRLGRSLKGLVGFMDELNALNVDLYLHQQALNTSTPAGKAMFQMCGVFAEFERSMIQERVKAGLQRAKANGKILGRRPVGPEKEDLIRTLRGQGMGIHRIAKTAKVGVSVVQRVIN; this comes from the coding sequence ATGCGTGTTGCCCTTTACCTTCGAGTATCCACAAACGAACAGACCACTGAAAATCAGCTAAGAGATTTACGGGATGTCGCCACCCGGCAAGGGTGGGACCTGATCGAAATCTACGAAGATCACGGGATCAGTGGGGCCAAGGACCGCGACAAACGCCCCGCTTATGATGCCATGTTGAAAGCCGCCACACAGCGAAAGTTCGACATGATTATGGCGTGGAGCGTTGACAGGTTGGGACGATCATTAAAGGGGCTGGTGGGCTTCATGGATGAATTGAACGCCCTTAATGTTGACCTCTACCTGCACCAGCAGGCCCTCAATACTTCTACCCCGGCAGGGAAAGCCATGTTCCAAATGTGCGGTGTATTTGCAGAATTTGAACGATCCATGATTCAGGAGCGGGTCAAGGCTGGCTTACAAAGAGCCAAAGCAAACGGCAAGATACTCGGCAGGCGTCCCGTGGGGCCTGAGAAAGAAGACCTGATACGAACTTTGAGAGGGCAAGGTATGGGTATCCATAGAATCGCCAAGACCGCGAAAGTGGGTGTCAGCGTTGTCCAGCGGGTCATAAACTAG
- a CDS encoding tyrosine-type recombinase/integrase: protein MKNIKKRNKTFFYQRHVPKDIREKFGKSYIEISVGKDIAVAEAKAKKLHGEHTLMFEALRGNSEAHKALPREIYRKTLKDAREGSGALDHAYDWLEQSNYWIDEIQTKVEKAGVLPKDPIPQDALAALHAIHDHQKEIRGDSLPVRPQYGMSFSDASQKYLDDISHKTNQKTMDQYHTTARLFGSFVNDKPLIKVTPKDVITFYDILKTFSLGWGKSPGDKVKPFSQLKTKYAGRGRLSDQTMNRHIMALSSIWKWSKQRMEVDGDNPFDGLLISKGKINNKTYLPFDQDELKLLFNPESKDKALHQICLVALHSGMRRGEICSLQWENIRQEDDVWFFDIVAAKTEAGVRRVPIHKNLLWLLDGRSKEPKDHLWPRHSDGDKFGKKFTRFKRERGLTSRQKTFHSFRKCVTRYYELNGVPQNEAASILGHEKAGITYRVYNPTGLTLGKLQLLVNKLEFIL, encoded by the coding sequence ATGAAAAACATCAAGAAACGAAACAAGACATTTTTCTATCAACGGCATGTCCCCAAAGACATTAGGGAAAAGTTCGGCAAGAGCTACATTGAAATAAGTGTCGGGAAAGATATTGCCGTCGCTGAGGCGAAAGCCAAGAAACTACATGGCGAACATACACTTATGTTTGAAGCCCTTAGGGGAAACAGCGAGGCCCATAAAGCCCTGCCCCGTGAAATTTACCGTAAGACGCTCAAGGATGCCAGAGAGGGCAGCGGTGCGCTTGACCACGCCTATGACTGGCTCGAACAAAGCAATTATTGGATTGATGAAATTCAAACCAAGGTGGAGAAGGCTGGTGTGCTACCGAAAGACCCAATCCCCCAAGACGCCCTAGCGGCTCTACACGCCATTCACGACCATCAGAAAGAAATCCGAGGCGATTCGCTTCCTGTCCGTCCTCAGTATGGTATGTCGTTTTCAGATGCCTCACAGAAATATCTGGATGACATCTCCCATAAGACCAATCAGAAGACTATGGATCAGTACCATACCACGGCGCGGCTCTTTGGCAGCTTCGTGAACGATAAGCCCCTCATCAAGGTCACACCGAAAGATGTCATTACCTTCTATGACATTTTGAAGACCTTCTCGCTTGGATGGGGCAAGTCGCCCGGAGACAAGGTGAAACCATTCAGCCAACTGAAAACAAAGTATGCGGGTAGAGGGCGGCTATCGGACCAAACCATGAACCGCCACATCATGGCCCTCTCATCAATCTGGAAGTGGTCGAAGCAGCGCATGGAAGTTGACGGCGATAATCCGTTTGACGGACTATTGATATCCAAAGGCAAGATTAACAATAAAACGTACCTGCCCTTTGATCAAGACGAGCTGAAACTATTGTTCAACCCTGAGAGTAAAGACAAAGCTCTCCATCAGATATGCCTCGTCGCTCTACACTCGGGTATGCGAAGGGGCGAAATATGCTCGCTACAATGGGAAAACATTCGGCAGGAAGATGATGTTTGGTTCTTCGATATTGTCGCAGCTAAGACTGAGGCAGGTGTCCGCAGAGTTCCAATACACAAGAACCTTCTGTGGCTTTTGGATGGCCGCTCAAAGGAACCCAAGGACCACTTGTGGCCTCGACATTCCGATGGCGACAAATTCGGGAAAAAGTTCACCCGGTTCAAGAGAGAGCGAGGCCTGACCAGCAGACAAAAAACGTTCCACTCATTCAGAAAGTGCGTAACGCGCTACTATGAACTCAATGGCGTTCCTCAGAATGAAGCCGCATCCATCCTTGGGCATGAGAAGGCTGGTATCACCTATCGGGTCTATAATCCCACAGGGCTGACCTTGGGGAAACTGCAACTACTGGTCAATAAATTGGAGTTTATTCTATGA
- a CDS encoding nucleotide sugar dehydrogenase, protein MTDIAFTADSRIVVVGLGYVGLPLAVAMANKFNVVGFDISEDRVRELKDGFDRTEEVDQARLEASSIILTKDVVDIKDAAVYIVTVPTPVNDDNSPDLGPVRSSCELLGPLLTKGAIVVFESTVYPGVTEELCGPVLEETSGMECGKDFFLGYSPERINPGDKEHTVDKITKVISGQTPEVTNVLVDIYGAVTSGGTFAAASIRAAEAAKVIENSQRDINIAFVNEITMIFQKLGISVYDVLEAAGTKWNFLNFTPGLVGGHCIGVDPYYLAERARQVNHDPRIILSGRAINDSMADFVAERVCAQLSGAGKILVLGLTFKENCPDLRNTKAIDLIHSLRRRGFKVDVHDAAADPVEAKKFYNIDLVPSLDELEDNSYAAVMGVVSHDAYRALTGTDLERLLETGGLIADVKAMWRDLDKPKHLRKWQL, encoded by the coding sequence ATGACTGATATTGCTTTTACAGCTGATAGCCGCATCGTCGTCGTGGGGCTGGGATATGTAGGGTTGCCGCTGGCGGTTGCTATGGCCAATAAATTCAACGTAGTCGGTTTTGACATTAGTGAAGACCGGGTGCGAGAACTGAAGGACGGTTTTGACCGGACGGAAGAAGTGGATCAGGCACGCCTCGAAGCGAGCAGCATTATCTTGACGAAAGATGTCGTCGATATCAAAGATGCCGCGGTCTATATCGTCACCGTACCAACGCCTGTGAATGATGATAATAGTCCAGACTTGGGGCCTGTAAGGTCATCTTGCGAATTGCTGGGACCTTTGTTAACCAAAGGAGCGATTGTCGTTTTTGAAAGTACTGTCTATCCAGGCGTTACCGAAGAACTTTGTGGACCGGTATTGGAAGAAACATCCGGTATGGAATGCGGGAAGGACTTCTTTCTGGGGTATTCACCAGAACGGATAAATCCGGGCGATAAAGAACATACGGTTGATAAAATCACCAAAGTAATTTCCGGACAAACGCCTGAAGTAACCAATGTTCTTGTGGATATCTACGGCGCTGTAACTTCTGGCGGGACATTTGCCGCGGCCAGCATTCGCGCAGCGGAAGCCGCGAAAGTGATTGAGAATTCACAACGCGATATTAACATCGCTTTCGTCAATGAAATCACGATGATTTTTCAGAAACTGGGCATTTCTGTCTATGATGTTCTGGAAGCGGCGGGCACAAAATGGAACTTCCTGAATTTTACGCCAGGACTTGTGGGCGGGCATTGCATCGGTGTTGATCCATATTACCTGGCGGAACGTGCGCGGCAGGTCAATCATGACCCGCGCATCATCCTGTCCGGGCGGGCCATTAACGACAGCATGGCCGATTTCGTAGCGGAACGGGTTTGCGCGCAACTGTCCGGAGCGGGAAAAATTCTTGTTCTCGGTTTGACGTTCAAGGAGAACTGTCCAGATCTGCGTAATACCAAGGCCATTGATCTGATCCATAGCCTGCGTCGGCGGGGCTTTAAAGTCGATGTCCATGACGCAGCGGCCGATCCGGTCGAAGCCAAGAAATTCTATAACATCGATTTGGTACCCTCTTTGGATGAGCTGGAAGACAACAGCTATGCTGCGGTGATGGGAGTTGTCTCTCATGATGCCTATCGTGCTTTAACGGGGACAGATCTGGAACGCCTTCTGGAAACAGGCGGGTTGATTGCCGATGTGAAGGCCATGTGGCGTGATCTGGATAAGCCTAAACATTTGCGGAAATGGCAACTGTAA
- a CDS encoding BRO-N domain-containing protein: MTKQMNEVLTHTFNDTHKVRSVTLEGEPWFVAADICRALNIINTTTAIRALDKDEYKRISRKKHSAIFLGSRASSLNVISKAGMYSLVTRADRKGKPQVREFQRWVNHEVLPSIDETGGYQLDPGQTIPLPTSFAESMRQHAETLMKLAASDEALQREKAALAVSDAERVVALEKALVLEQEKRQHAEEIARHHLSDQW, encoded by the coding sequence ATGACTAAACAAATGAACGAAGTGCTCACCCATACATTCAATGACACCCACAAAGTACGCTCAGTGACCCTTGAAGGGGAGCCGTGGTTCGTGGCTGCTGACATATGCAGGGCGTTGAATATCATTAATACAACCACTGCAATCAGGGCCTTAGATAAAGATGAATACAAACGTATTAGTCGAAAGAAACACTCCGCTATTTTTCTAGGGAGTCGGGCGTCTTCTTTAAATGTTATTTCAAAGGCAGGCATGTACTCTTTAGTGACCCGTGCGGATCGTAAAGGGAAACCTCAGGTCCGTGAGTTCCAGCGTTGGGTTAATCATGAAGTCCTTCCCTCCATTGATGAGACCGGCGGCTACCAGCTCGACCCCGGCCAGACTATCCCGCTTCCTACAAGTTTCGCAGAGTCCATGCGGCAACATGCAGAGACCTTAATGAAACTAGCAGCCAGTGATGAGGCGTTGCAACGTGAGAAGGCTGCATTGGCTGTTAGTGACGCAGAACGAGTTGTTGCTTTAGAGAAGGCGCTGGTTCTGGAACAGGAGAAGAGACAGCATGCGGAAGAGATAGCGCGTCACCACTTATCGGATCAGTGGTAG
- a CDS encoding YdcF family protein: MIEAAKLARQFPNMPVIFCGGARIDDGMSEGDVARKFFQEAGIDIERIRFEEKSYNTYTNAMEARKLIATTETAPWLLVTSAFHMPRSIAAFRAAHIPVQPYPVDYRTELNNTIFGKPDAAGNFAQFDYAVHEWVGLLTYYIRGNTTEVFPKAP; this comes from the coding sequence CTGATAGAGGCCGCGAAGCTGGCCCGACAATTCCCGAACATGCCTGTTATATTTTGCGGCGGCGCCAGGATTGACGACGGCATGAGCGAAGGAGATGTTGCCCGTAAGTTCTTTCAGGAAGCTGGAATAGATATTGAGCGCATCAGATTTGAAGAAAAATCTTACAATACTTACACCAATGCCATGGAAGCCCGCAAGCTGATCGCCACAACTGAAACAGCACCCTGGTTGTTGGTTACATCCGCATTTCACATGCCGCGGTCGATTGCCGCCTTTCGGGCAGCTCACATCCCGGTACAACCTTACCCGGTCGACTATCGAACAGAATTAAACAACACCATATTTGGGAAGCCGGATGCGGCAGGAAATTTTGCTCAATTTGACTATGCCGTTCATGAATGGGTCGGCCTGCTCACCTACTATATACGAGGCAACACGACTGAAGTCTTTCCCAAAGCCCCCTGA
- a CDS encoding MarR family winged helix-turn-helix transcriptional regulator has translation MDWKVFYEAARACTEVDDHMKAMEIRALLLIYRYPGILQSEVRDKLGIHGARMNRMITLFSDVQYRTAKRDCLGLVTMREVADDRRCKELSLTAKGLALVHRIEHAMHKVE, from the coding sequence GTGGACTGGAAAGTATTTTATGAGGCGGCACGGGCGTGTACGGAGGTTGATGACCATATGAAGGCGATGGAAATCAGGGCGCTCCTCCTCATTTATCGCTATCCGGGAATTCTGCAATCAGAGGTCAGAGATAAACTTGGCATACATGGCGCAAGAATGAACCGTATGATCACTCTGTTCAGCGATGTTCAGTACCGGACAGCGAAACGGGACTGTCTCGGCCTCGTCACCATGCGTGAAGTCGCGGATGACCGGAGGTGTAAAGAATTATCCCTGACAGCGAAAGGATTGGCGCTGGTCCACAGGATTGAACATGCGATGCATAAGGTGGAATAA
- a CDS encoding YjbH domain-containing protein, which yields MNNFGGIGLLEMRTARFAPDGDISIGGHHEGSSTRVFASWQATPWLETTLSYTDDKPDSLGVDRSLDIKVRLWEEGNYRPQVALGLQDVLGNGRYAGEYLVASKRYYDFDFTMGLGWGFLGSRGGLGNMFHLFGDGFSERDTSSASGDLRTGSYFAGQDMAFFAGVEYRTPLEGVSIKAEYSGVDRRKYDEFSSFDRKSAFNIGLNYAPTDWASLALGFDHGDRVSFRLTLRQNLHKMKLGRLFKDRKPPAIFERSKDNIVVRNMPEMAPVLSRSDDVFTRLRYLDVAIESITQKQDRNIFHVRRIGKDRIDYLTVLGAILESYHTVTLFIADSGATFERYDASQTDIIGRTARERYHKTIVYLREQAARQGDTGLVASAALERLDAEKLAPLSVAIEGRKVTVVKKAGPYFNEAKNIGRTARLLTQEMPSQVEIFTLVTEKEGLSISEVSVLRRDLENAKRYQSSPEEMWVNSVVQTPGHAKSDPSVPFGKPYPQMEWGIIPGMKSHFGGNEDGRFRHDLYVHLYGLVQVSRHLSLVGEVKQFITGDLDKIPLDTTPDVPKVRSDISLYTREGRRSIERLEFNYSHALDESFFTRLSAGLLESMYGGVSAEVLYRAYTSNLAIGAELNWVKQRNYNQLFSFRDYQTLTGHVTLYHENEKYNITSKLSAGRYLAGDFGATLDISRHFKNGIRLGVWATYTDMSAEKFGAGSFDKGIYLTVPLEIFWYKPSTRDVRFDFRSLGRNGGQKLDRRQDLYDLISSGRKDRLENDWRAILD from the coding sequence ATGAATAATTTTGGGGGTATCGGGCTGCTGGAAATGAGAACAGCACGCTTTGCTCCGGACGGCGATATTTCGATTGGGGGGCATCATGAGGGGTCTTCTACGCGGGTTTTTGCCAGTTGGCAGGCGACCCCCTGGCTTGAAACCACGTTAAGTTATACGGATGACAAGCCGGACAGTCTTGGGGTGGACCGGTCATTGGATATTAAAGTTCGCCTCTGGGAAGAGGGCAACTACAGACCGCAAGTGGCTCTTGGTCTTCAGGATGTTTTGGGCAATGGCCGTTATGCCGGTGAATATCTTGTTGCCAGTAAACGTTACTATGATTTTGATTTTACAATGGGGCTGGGCTGGGGATTTCTTGGATCACGTGGGGGGCTGGGGAATATGTTCCACTTGTTTGGGGATGGTTTTTCAGAACGGGATACATCCTCCGCAAGTGGTGATCTTAGAACGGGCAGTTATTTCGCAGGTCAGGATATGGCATTCTTTGCTGGCGTCGAGTACCGAACACCTCTGGAAGGCGTGAGCATCAAGGCTGAATACAGTGGGGTTGACCGCCGTAAATATGATGAATTTTCTTCTTTTGACCGGAAAAGCGCCTTCAATATAGGCTTGAATTATGCACCAACGGATTGGGCGAGCCTCGCCCTTGGATTTGATCATGGGGATCGAGTATCCTTTCGTTTAACCTTGCGCCAGAATCTGCATAAAATGAAATTGGGAAGGCTCTTCAAGGATAGAAAGCCTCCTGCAATCTTCGAAAGAAGCAAAGACAATATTGTTGTACGTAATATGCCAGAGATGGCGCCTGTCTTATCGCGCAGTGATGATGTATTTACCAGATTGCGCTACTTGGATGTCGCAATTGAGAGTATTACGCAAAAACAGGACAGAAACATTTTCCATGTGCGTAGAATAGGTAAAGACCGGATTGATTACCTTACGGTGTTAGGCGCCATTCTGGAAAGCTACCATACAGTAACTTTGTTTATCGCAGATAGCGGGGCCACTTTTGAACGTTATGATGCTAGCCAGACTGATATCATCGGTAGAACTGCACGGGAACGTTATCATAAGACAATAGTATATCTGCGTGAACAGGCGGCCAGACAAGGCGATACAGGACTTGTGGCTTCTGCGGCTCTTGAACGACTAGATGCAGAAAAATTAGCGCCCTTATCAGTTGCCATTGAAGGCCGAAAGGTTACCGTGGTTAAAAAGGCAGGGCCATATTTTAATGAAGCCAAGAACATTGGTCGTACCGCACGGCTTCTGACGCAAGAAATGCCGTCTCAGGTTGAGATATTTACCCTGGTGACGGAAAAAGAGGGTCTGTCTATTTCAGAAGTGTCGGTCTTGCGACGTGATCTTGAGAACGCCAAACGTTACCAGAGCAGCCCGGAAGAGATGTGGGTCAACAGTGTGGTTCAAACCCCGGGACATGCGAAATCAGATCCGTCTGTTCCTTTCGGGAAGCCATACCCGCAAATGGAATGGGGTATTATCCCGGGTATGAAGTCGCATTTCGGGGGGAATGAAGATGGGCGCTTCCGGCATGACCTTTATGTTCATCTCTATGGATTAGTGCAAGTCAGCCGACATCTTAGTCTGGTGGGTGAGGTCAAGCAGTTCATTACCGGTGACCTGGACAAAATTCCGTTGGATACGACCCCGGATGTTCCCAAGGTCAGAAGCGATATATCACTTTACACACGAGAGGGCCGACGCTCGATAGAACGCCTGGAGTTTAATTATAGCCATGCCCTGGATGAGAGTTTCTTTACACGATTGTCCGCGGGGTTGCTGGAAAGCATGTATGGTGGGGTGAGCGCAGAAGTTCTTTACCGCGCTTATACAAGTAATCTGGCAATCGGGGCTGAGTTGAATTGGGTAAAACAGCGCAATTATAACCAGTTATTTTCCTTTCGGGACTACCAGACCTTGACGGGCCATGTTACGCTGTATCATGAAAATGAAAAATATAATATCACCAGTAAGCTGAGCGCGGGGCGTTATCTGGCCGGTGATTTTGGCGCGACCCTGGATATTTCCCGACATTTTAAAAACGGTATTCGTCTTGGCGTTTGGGCGACCTACACAGATATGTCAGCGGAAAAATTCGGCGCCGGTAGTTTTGATAAAGGCATTTACTTGACGGTTCCTCTGGAAATATTTTGGTATAAGCCCAGCACTCGGGACGTAAGGTTCGATTTCAGAAGCTTGGGTCGGAACGGTGGGCAGAAACTGGACCGGCGGCAGGATTTGTATGATTTGATTTCCTCAGGTCGAAAAGACAGACTGGAAAATGACTGGCGCGCTATTTTGGACTAG